agggtttagaggaatcggcggcgctagggttagaagaagctgcggcgacaacggtgagatagatagccgacgttgagaacgatggtttgttcggaaatcgtgggaattcgaaatcgcctttgagagagaactgttagggtttctgaatttcgcgaaaaatgaaacaaaaaaaaaaaatcaccttatatattgggtaaataatccggttagctttaaaagtacattggtaaactttaaggtttggtccggtttagacgacttaatatttagtcgtctgttttcagacgacaaaatattaagtcgtcctagaccctaaaatgaacccctaaactaaaatgactagattaactaactaaccacgttataaaatcaaattatacttaaatagtgtttactatacacagaaatgaacacgcataagtaattttaaaaattttcaaaaacggttttaatgctttccaaaatctaaccctaagaacacatacaatactacaacatatgttgatgaaacataaacttaagaatatcatgactcactactttcactcatctatgctgaaaacaattgaaatttgttatatcttaatttatacctcctaagacatatgttaattacataattcccatttttcacttatcaaaatattttttacaaaatttttaaattatgtttaagactaactgtccagacgactttcagttaagtcgtctggacgacttattttcaagtcgtctaaacagacgacttgcgaggggtagaaacgtaaaaaaaattcgttttattgtttggtcacaaggggatagttgtaatttcaatagccttttaggttacttttgcctttgacccaagttggggtattgttttgagtttgactccaagttttgagtcacacttggcaattctccctttAAAATATCATCCCAGtggccgacaaaaaaaaaaaaaaaatcatcccagttttcatattttatggCGGTATTGAacaattacaaataattaaagttcagaaaagaaaaaaaaaagaggtaagTGTACGGAGTACGGACCATTGATAATTGGTTCTGGGCTATAAAGGCTTACTTTGAATCACACTCCAGGAAACAAAAAAGcccaaaacattttaaacaaaataagtgTGGCTGCTGGGATTCGAGCCCAGGTCTCCACGGCCACAACGTGGAATTCTTACCACTAAACTACAGCCACTTTGGTGGTTTGTTGTTTCGATATACTTAATTAGAAACGGATCCTGTACTTGTTTCTTCGGTTCCCGTTAAGACCGTTACTCAATTTCAATAAGACCTATTAATTCATTCTCCAAGTTGAATTAATAGGTGTGATGATACTGTGGTTATGAAAATATCAGGTTTGCTTGTGAGTAAATATGATTTCTTGTGGGGCGAGTGAGAGAGGATTAAGAGTTTTTTCATCAACATACtgtgaattgtattttttttattagaaggCGCAATTTCATCAGTAAAATTGAAcaattaaatagattttttaaaatatagttataaaatggaaaataagaaaataaaacatgtatTTGGAACATGccaaaagttatttttttcagAAACAGAGAAGTTATACATTCAAGAGGAAATTATTGATATTGATATTGATATTGAAACATAAAAGTTATACATTCCAGGGGAAATTATTGATATTGAAACAGAAAAGTTTTACGTCAGTGATTTTACTCAAATGCTAAGTCTGCTTTTCCATATATGTTATCTTTACCAATACGGACAAAATCTAAGTTCGAATGTACTTCTCTTTGCTCACCTGTTTTATAACATGATCGTTACGCATAGCCACCAAGCCAGTGTTATATACGTTTTCACAATCAATGCTCAAGTAAACTGATAATTGACATTAAGTTACGTAAAATCATTTACCGCTAATCCTTTCACATTCCTCCCACTAATCCACCTCTTAAGTACTCTTAAATCACCACTAACCTTCCCATCCAAAACCACACTATAAAAACAGCACTCTCATAACCCAATCATCACCACAAAACaaatccgaaaaaaaaacaaaaatggctTCTAACACTTGTTTTTCCCTCTTCGCCACCATAGCTCTTCTCCTTCTCGTCAACATCTCCGGCAGGACACTCCCGGCGACGGCAGATCCCAACAACATAGCGGCAAGGCTCAACGGTGGAGGACTAATGGAGTGTTGGGATGCTCTCTACGAGCTCAAATCATGCACCAACGAAATTGTTCTCTTCTTTCTCAACGGCGAGACCAAACTCGGCGACGGTTGCTGTCACGCCGTCGACGTCATCACCATAAATTGTTGGCCGTCGATGCTAACTTCTCTCGGCTTTACGTCTGAGGAAACCAACGTCCTCCGCGGCTTCTGCCAGTCGTCTCCAAACCACGGTGGTTCCACTCCGGCTCCTTCCCCTGTAAAACTTTGATGTATGCAAACCCTAATAATGatggtttattttaatatcgACTAAGGGAGTCTCCTTAAGATTTTAATGGAATAATGGATTCTTCTCCTTTTCGATtgcgtttttcttctttttttttttactataaacCACGTCTCATTAAAACTACAAATCcaaattgtcaaaaaaaaataaaaatacaaattcgTATAGATGCTATCTTTTCATGAATCTTTTTAATATTTcgaaaaatgttaaataataaggtaaaagttagaaaaaaaatctcagAAGTTAGATCCCGTGATATAAAATCTCGGAATCTTTTGCTTTATTCATTACATCATAGATGAtagacaagaaaataaaaaaaaaagaaatgaaagcaCCAAAAGAATCACAGCAAGACTCTCAACCGAACCTAATGGTCTGACTAACACGGTCATTAATTGCTAATGACTCAAGCAGAATTGATGGAATTGGCCACGTCGATCACGAACCGGTACCTGACATCAGATTTAGCCAAGCGGTCCATTGCAGAGTTGATATCACTCATCTTTATGAGTTCAATATCCGCAACGATATTATGCTTGGCACAGAAGTCAAGCATCTCTTGTGTCTCCTTCATCCCTCCAATCTGACTCCCTCCCACCATTTTCCTTCCTGTAAAACCAAAAACCCTAACATTTACTTGCACCACACGCTAAACATAAAATCACAACTTATAACGAAGAGTCATCATCTGTTTCTTTACCGAGAACAAGAGGAAAGATTGGTAACTCGAGTGGTTTCTCTGGTAACCCTAAAGCCACAAGTTTTCCATTCACTTTAAGCAAACTAAACAACGGTAACAGAGAATGTTCTGCTGATACCGTGTCCAACACGAAATCCATAGTCCCAAATGAATCCTTCATCTTTTGAGAATCCGTTGTGACAAGAAAGGAGTCAGCACCGAGTCGATCAATTGCTTCACTCTCTTTATCAGATGACCTACTAATCACGGTAACTTTTAAACCAAAGGCTTTACCAATCTTCACAGCGATATGACCAAGCCCACCAAGTCCACTTACACCTAAATGTTTCCCTTTTTCTTCAGTCATACCATAATATTTCATTGGACTATACACAGTGATCCCAGCACAGAGCAGCGGCGCGCCGGAATCACTCGGTAAACCATCGGGAAAGCTTAGGACAAAGCGTTGGTCGACCACGATTTTGTCGGAATAGCCACCTTGGTTTCTTGTTCCGTCAGAGGAACGAGAGTTGTATGTGTATACGAGTTGAGGACAGTAGTTTTCTAAGTCTTGGTTACATGATTCACATGATTGGCATGACCCGATTATTACTCCTACTCCTACTCGGTCTCCTTCTTTGAACTTTGTTACGTTCTTACCAACTTTTGTTGCTATTCCAACGATTTCATGCCtaccaaaaatagaaaatacagtcgaactttgtttttttacgtacgcataaaatgaaaacttaaaTTTCATCCTATAGTTTTTAAAGAAGGAATCTAAACAACGAACTAAGTATTAATACAACTTAATTATCTACGtcaattttaatggtaaaagaAAAGAGACCAATTGAGAAATGACACATATTTGACGAGTATCTCATGAATTCTCAAGAGatacttttcttctttttcattttttattatttctttatagATGAAAAACTGTATGAGTATCTCCCACCGTAAAATGCTCTTAAAAAATCTCcaggtttttaatttttattcccTATTCACCCAGGTATCCCACAATTAATGGGAATAAAGATCTCCTAGAAAGGCATATATAAGATTAAGAATATTCTGGCCAAgaataaaccataaaaataTCTCTATATAGTGTATGGCTTTCCATGATTCAATCTTATCTTATTATAGAGAAAAAGAAGCAAATTCACCACAATATACGAACATTTTCTTAAAACGCCGTTGATAACATATAAATTCGGATATTCTTAACCCTAGTAAtcgctgcaactaacataatgaattatatattttgcaaTGATTATAAGAAATGGTAACAAGTAATTGGTCGAGAGAGTATTTGTGTTGGATACCCGGGAATGATAGGGTAATGAGAGAATCCCCAATCGTTCTTGATGGTATGAAGATCAGAGTGGCAAACACCACAAAACAATATCTTCACTGTTACATCGTCGTCACCATTCTCTCTACACATATGCAACACCAGAACAAAGACATGTTATATATCATCATCAATCAACGAGCAAAACTTGAATatgtctttctctctctctacaaatGGGAGAAAAGAAGAGCAATAAACCTTCTAGAGAAATGAAATGGAGAAAGAACACCAGATTTGTCGTTAGCCGCCCATCCAAATGCTTTGTTTTGATCGGAAGATTTCGCCATATTCTTTTTCGTCTCTCTGTCACACTGTCACTGTGAGCGATTGATtttctgttgtttttttttgtctgaataaAGATGCTGCTTGGGGCATATATGGTGGACACTTAACCCATTTTTGCTTCCATcagtaactttttttatttcaacGCTTCCATCAGTAATTTAAGGaagaaaatcttaaaaaaaataaaaaaatcttttttgtttggACAACCATTTTATAAAGAAACTAGGGAttccatatattttatttaggtAACTTATCTTCTCATACCAAAATTGGACGCATTCTTAATATAATGACACGTAAGATTGTcaaaataattcataaatcttttttttattgaaacactttttaaaagaaatgcAACACAAAGAGCGGGAGGTCACcgatcctagtactactctcgcccaaacACGCTTAACTgcagagttctgatgggatTCGGTGCATTAGTgttggtatgatcgcacccttCATAATCTACGTGTAGATGAACAAATggttctataattttatttcaaatacgCCATGCGCTAGTAATTTGTATATGTGTTGTTAGATATTGTGTAAACAATATGAACCTTGTTcgaaatttataaaatgttttgtatTCTATGACGTATTAATGTagtatgtttttaatattaatgtattaaattatagttttgtatattttatatgtattagtatttttgtttatttgttttgatttgtaTTAGAAAATAtctcttattaaaatataatcattCTCATGAACCCAATtctttttgtaagtttttaaattaaatacactcttatattatatagttaaatatAATCTTCTAATTATGGAAAATGATATTATACTACTAAATGCATTTTCAAACAAcacaataacttttttttggtcaactttTTTTGTGtctaaacaatataaaacattaggtcctatatttttattaatactttatttatatttcttaaattatttgatttaaagCCATTCAAATAATCTATAAGTTGAAAAATAAGTATAACTATTTTTGCGAATTTAGATActacaaaaaatcatttaatatgAAACGAATTAAATTAATATGCGAGGACATATTCCTAAATTGTTTTATTCTTAAGAACATATAATTATACGAGATTATGCTTGGTTTAAGTTGACATCAAATAGTTTTatacaataaaatgttaaagttaataaattaacatcaaataagttttacaattaaaaatttatcaaataactatatatcacaaatttaatcaaccaaattacagatattttatttaaaattcgtAATAAAAAgggtttaaataattaaaaacaaaattaagtaagattttaaataattttcttatttaatgtaaatataaaataatataattatatatttttaagatacactaaaataaaaagttaaaacattacttatcaaaaaatgttaaaatctatTGATGTTGTAAATTaggttttgttaaaaatatttttccgctTTTTAAGTGCATGTCATAATCTAGttgtttattaaaactaatgtaTCATCCTAAAATCATGAAGAACTTGACAAATcaggaaaataatttaaaattaatttcatcATAAGTTAATATCCATTtatgaattaattatatttgaatataatgACAGATGTATATATTGAGATAATTACgaacatatttattaaaaaaaaattattaggtcctatctttttaatattttttatttatctttcttAAATTAATTTCTTAATGATTTAAAAGTTGTTTTATTAAACCTAATGATTCAgcctaaaattataaataatttgacaAATCACCAAAATCATTAAAACAGAGTGTTCAATAGATAACTTGTAGGCGAGCTTCTCCAATATACACAGCATTATGCATCATTGACTTAAAATGTGAAAAGTCTGAGTGGGAAGAGTGTGAGGATAATAGACGGTTGTGTATGCTTCAATTGTTTAATAGTGGTTGCAATCATTAAACAACTGGGTGGTCTTTGATTTGGATGAGATCGTGACTGTACAGCAGTGCTGAAGAATGGAGGACGATAGATGAGTCATCCGAGGGAAAGGGTTCAGTAACTTTTTATCTTACTTTTTTAGGAAGAATTTATTATTGTAAAACAAGATTTATTCTGATGTCCTTAGAAAATTTCAAGATCCACTAGGGAGAGCCAAAAGAAAGAGTTTGgatccaaaataaaaatatataaatctcaGATCCATCCTGTTGCATTTGGCCGGAAGAAGCCGTGCAACAAAACCATTTACGCTTACGCCCTTAATTCGATAAAAAATGATAGTAAATCAACAACAACCCACCGCAACTGATTGATGATCTAAATCAAATTCAGGAAATAATCTTGTATCAGATCGACCGAACCAGTAATACACAACCAGAATCATTTGATTTCATATGAAACTTAGGGTACGTGTTTAcaactattttttcttttatatgcaTGTAATTTTTTTCCCTTGCAAATTACACTAAAACCCATGTACatcgctatttttttttttttgaaacacatttaAATTGATAGAAAAAAGTTAGTTGGGAGCATTAATAGCATCCACAACCAAAACATTGTCTAACGCATTTAAGGCCATCTTGGCTAAGCTATCAGCAGCCATGTTTTTTTCTCGGGGAATCCAAAGAAATGAGACTGAACGGAAATCAGATGCAAAAGCTAAAATATCCGACACAATGCTATGAAGCTCTGTAACCACCGTCCTCGAGTTAACACACTGGATAAGCTGCGCCGAATCCGACTCCAGTCTGATGTCTTGTAGATCACTCCGGCGGCATGATTGTATGGCTTCTCTCATCGCAAGTCCTTCCGCTACCAGCGGAGAAGGTATGAACTCTGCACGCTTCTTGTACTCATGACCACTCTCAGACAGTATCGTCCAGCCTAACCCTGCTAAGTTTGAAGAGGCCATCCACGCAGCATCTGAGCGCACCGCCGTTACGCTGGTTTCTCCTTGTGCCATCTGTTTGTTGATCCGAGCGCTTGGGCGAGTTGGATGAGCCTTACTGTCCGAGCACCATTCGCGGGCGAGCTTAATAGCGGTGGAGAGAGTTTCCTTAGGGGAGATGAAGACTCCTTCAAACACAAACCGGTTTCTAGATTTCCAAATTGACCACAGGATCCAAGGAAATAACGCTCCAGAAGTAACACCAGAAGGAGGTAAGCATTTTTGTGCACATATTGAAGGCCAACTTGACATTAAATCTATTATTCCTCTGTATTCCATTTCAGTAGTGAAGGGTGCTAGCTGCCACACCTCCTGTGCGTACTGACAGTggaagagaagatgaagaatagATTCATTGTGCTCGCACCTCTTACACTTTGGATCAACGTCTAGGTGTCTCTCTTGCAGGCGCTCTCCCACAGGTATTGCTCTCTTTAGAAGCTTCCATGCAAAATGTTTAACTTTTGGGGCGCAGTCAAGGTTCCAAACGTTCTTCTTCCAATCGAAGTCTGCATCCTGCGGGTTTCCATTTTCCAGTTCAACGGACACTGCATAATATTCTGACTTTGCAGTGTAAATTCCATCTTTAGTCCCTAGCCAGACGAGTTTGTCGGGAGTCCTCGTTATGCTGAGAGTGATGCTGCGAATCTTAGTTTCATACTCAGGTAGAACGAGGCGAATGCGTTCAACATCCCACTCACTCGTCCCTGGTAGTAACAAGTCTGAGACTGAAAGTGTGGCGCTGGCTTCCGTTGGTGGTCCCATTGGTCTCTCTTGTTTGCTGAGACTCAGCCATGGGTCATCCCAGACGTTGATACATTGGCCGTCCCCCACAATCCAGCCCAAGTTTTTCATAAGAAGCTCCCGTCCAGCAAGAATGCTCCTCCAGCCGTGGGAGATAGAGGATGATGTTCCCGCCATAAAAAAATCGCTGCCAGGGTAGTATTTCCCTTTCAATATTTTGGCGAGGAGGCATGAGGGGTTAAGTTAAGacgtaaagaaaaagaaaaaaaacatgacGAATAAAAACTATGAATTATTCAGTGAGctaatttataatttactaTATTAGTTTCCATGATTTGCACCCGAGAAAAAAAGTTCCAATCATGTTTGATATCTATAACTACTTTGATGTTATCTCCTTTCATTTCATCTCTAGGAACTTCAATGCTGAGGCTGATTCTGTAGCAAAATTAGCCTTTGCTATGTCTATATCAAGCTCCAACTCTGGAGTGTAAACCTTTTCTTTTAAGTAATGCAATGttggtttgatcaaaaaaaaaacttgtagtTACATATATCTGTAtaacttttacaaaataaaaacttttctttgcacacaaaaaaaaatttgttctaAACATTCTTCCTCTATTTAgcttattataaaaataacagTCGCCTtagtaataactaataagtTAATAACACATTAATAGTGAACTACTTGGAAGCAGAGTTAAGGACACGAACGGGAACAATGGGTATGGAATCCCACCACTCTTTCATTCTCCGGTTACTCTGATCGTTGCTCATGTATCTCCCGACACTCGATGTCATTACAAAGCAATAtattgtaccaaacatgatgaCCAACTTGAACGGCACCACCGCAAAAAAGATTGCCAAGGCTAAAATCGACGCCGTCACCATGCTTGCATGCTATGATATGAGTGTAAGAACACATTTtcgaaacaacaacaaaatatataaaatttacatatttagtaGTTACCTTGCTAGAGGTATATATGGATCGCAACTTCATGATGGTGATGTTGACATGCTGTATTAACTGGCGAAGTCTTATTAAGCCATATTGAGCCGACACAATGCTTTCAGTCATTGTTTAGTCGGATTCGGTGCTAACTTTTACCGCATCCTCACTTTTTGTGTGTACCTTCTTTTGTCTAGCCTGAGCCATTCTAACCACCATCCATACTAAGCAAGCAGCTATAGCCTTGCCGACCCACTCCCTGTAACATTATTTAATTTCTTGATCATATGCTACTTTAAACTCACTTGTAGACGGTTAAAATGGCAATGGCTAGAACAAAAAGCGTACGAGAAGGCCTTTCCCAATTAAGCACTTCTTGGAACCATGGCAATGCGTCTTGCATTGGCCTCATCAGCTCCTGCAAGATATCTCGTTAATATTGTCTAGATGATCTTTTTCATCCatgcataatattattattttttttttttgaaaaaagtccATGCATAATATTGCACTCGAGACTATTGATTTTTAAACCCATCACAAGAATGTTCTCACCATAAGA
The window above is part of the Brassica napus cultivar Da-Ae chromosome C8, Da-Ae, whole genome shotgun sequence genome. Proteins encoded here:
- the LOC106414591 gene encoding egg cell-secreted protein 1.2 produces the protein MASNTCFSLFATIALLLLVNISGRTLPATADPNNIAARLNGGGLMECWDALYELKSCTNEIVLFFLNGETKLGDGCCHAVDVITINCWPSMLTSLGFTSEETNVLRGFCQSSPNHGGSTPAPSPVKL
- the LOC106365960 gene encoding cinnamyl alcohol dehydrogenase 2-like encodes the protein MAKSSDQNKAFGWAANDKSGVLSPFHFSRRENGDDDVTVKILFCGVCHSDLHTIKNDWGFSHYPIIPGHEIVGIATKVGKNVTKFKEGDRVGVGVIIGSCQSCESCNQDLENYCPQLVYTYNSRSSDGTRNQGGYSDKIVVDQRFVLSFPDGLPSDSGAPLLCAGITVYSPMKYYGMTEEKGKHLGVSGLGGLGHIAVKIGKAFGLKVTVISRSSDKESEAIDRLGADSFLVTTDSQKMKDSFGTMDFVLDTVSAEHSLLPLFSLLKVNGKLVALGLPEKPLELPIFPLVLGRKMVGGSQIGGMKETQEMLDFCAKHNIVADIELIKMSDINSAMDRLAKSDVRYRFVIDVANSINSA
- the LOC125592027 gene encoding uncharacterized protein LOC125592027, with translation MAGTSSSISHGWRSILAGRELLMKNLGWIVGDGQCINVWDDPWLSLSKQERPMGPPTEASATLSVSDLLLPGTSEWDVERIRLVLPEYETKIRSITLSITRTPDKLVWLGTKDGIYTAKSEYYAVSVELENGNPQDADFDWKKNVWNLDCAPKVKHFAWKLLKRAIPVGERLQERHLDVDPKCKRCEHNESILHLLFHCQYAQEVWQLAPFTTEMEYRGIIDLMSSWPSICAQKCLPPSGVTSGALFPWILWSIWKSRNRFVFEGVFISPKETLSTAIKLAREWCSDSKAHPTRPSARINKQMAQGETSVTAVRSDAAWMASSNLAGLGWTILSESGHEYKKRAEFIPSPLVAEGLAMREAIQSCRRSDLQDIRLESDSAQLIQCVNSRTVVTELHSIVSDILAFASDFRSVSFLWIPREKNMAADSLAKMALNALDNVLVVDAINAPN